A region of Pseudosulfitobacter pseudonitzschiae DNA encodes the following proteins:
- a CDS encoding DUF736 domain-containing protein has translation MTTNCIKFTSTDIETAKGVGSISTLTFDLDITVEPVASTNPMAPTHRVLGRSPRGKLVECGGIWKKQNKETGADYYTLTIRDHGFNANLGKAANQDDLSLQAVIPWGPKDAA, from the coding sequence ATGACCACGAACTGCATCAAATTCACCAGCACCGACATCGAAACCGCCAAGGGCGTCGGCTCCATCTCGACCCTGACCTTCGATCTCGACATCACGGTCGAACCTGTCGCGAGCACGAACCCGATGGCCCCCACGCACCGCGTCCTCGGGCGCTCCCCGCGCGGCAAGCTGGTCGAGTGCGGCGGCATCTGGAAGAAGCAGAACAAGGAGACCGGCGCCGACTACTACACGCTGACCATCCGCGACCACGGCTTCAACGCCAACCTCGGCAAGGCCGCGAACCAGGATGATCTGTCCCTGCAGGCCGTCATCCCCTGGGGGCCGAAAGACGCCGCCTAA